In Leptotrichia sp. OH3620_COT-345, a genomic segment contains:
- a CDS encoding class II D-tagatose-bisphosphate aldolase, non-catalytic subunit: protein MNKITLTEVVSRGLKMTKENRASMLGIGPMSKMLIKAGILLAKEKDFPLMFIASRNQVDSKELGGGYVCNWDQKAFSDAIKNIADETGFKGMYYLCRDHGGPWQRDKERKEHLSEKDAMELGKQSYIADLENGFDLLHIDPTKDPYIVGKAIDVNVVLRRTVELIEYVEKERLVRGLPEISYEVGTEETNGGLTSVESYEFFIQELMKELDKKNLPHPCFIVGQTGTLTRLTENIGHFNAEASRELSAVAEKYGVGLKEHNGDYQDEGILLGHPALGITAMNVAPEYGTVETRAYLKLVELEEMLYREKVISKKSNLKNCIRREAVTSRRWEKWMTDDTVSKTTEELLQNEEIISIITDISGHYTFNNEIVKKEIENLFENLSEAGINAEKYVIYKLKESLDKYVECFNLPGYTSRLLSMK from the coding sequence ATGAATAAGATAACATTGACAGAAGTTGTAAGTAGGGGTTTAAAAATGACAAAGGAAAATAGAGCAAGTATGTTGGGGATAGGTCCTATGTCGAAAATGTTGATTAAAGCGGGTATTTTATTAGCAAAAGAAAAGGATTTTCCTTTAATGTTCATAGCAAGCAGAAATCAAGTAGATTCTAAAGAATTAGGAGGAGGATATGTATGTAACTGGGATCAGAAAGCTTTTTCAGATGCAATAAAAAATATAGCAGATGAGACAGGTTTTAAAGGGATGTATTATTTATGCAGGGATCATGGAGGACCTTGGCAGAGGGACAAAGAAAGAAAAGAACATCTTTCTGAAAAAGATGCTATGGAACTTGGAAAACAGTCGTATATAGCAGATTTGGAAAACGGATTTGATTTATTGCATATTGATCCTACAAAAGATCCTTATATAGTGGGAAAAGCTATAGATGTGAATGTAGTATTGAGAAGAACTGTAGAGCTGATAGAGTATGTGGAAAAGGAAAGACTGGTAAGAGGCTTACCTGAAATAAGTTATGAAGTAGGGACCGAAGAAACGAATGGCGGTCTTACATCAGTTGAATCTTATGAATTTTTTATTCAGGAATTAATGAAAGAATTGGACAAAAAGAACTTGCCTCACCCGTGTTTTATAGTGGGACAGACAGGGACACTGACGAGACTTACAGAAAATATAGGTCACTTTAATGCCGAAGCATCGAGAGAACTTTCAGCAGTTGCGGAAAAATATGGAGTAGGCTTGAAAGAACATAATGGAGATTATCAGGATGAGGGAATACTTTTGGGGCATCCTGCTTTGGGAATAACTGCTATGAATGTAGCTCCTGAATATGGAACTGTGGAAACAAGGGCTTATTTGAAGTTGGTAGAACTGGAAGAAATGCTATATCGAGAAAAGGTGATTTCAAAAAAATCAAATTTAAAAAACTGTATAAGAAGAGAGGCGGTTACAAGTAGAAGATGGGAAAAATGGATGACTGACGATACTGTCTCAAAAACAACAGAAGAGCTTTTACAAAATGAGGAAATAATAAGTATAATAACTGATATAAGCGGACATTATACATTTAACAATGAGATTGTAAAAAAAGAAATTGAAAATTTGTTTGAAAATCTGTCAGAAGCGGGGATAAATGCTGAAAAATATGTAATATATAAATTAAAAGAATCTTTGGATAAATATGTGGAATGTTTTAATCTGCCGGGATATACCTCAAGGCTTCTAAGCATGAAATAA
- a CDS encoding MurR/RpiR family transcriptional regulator translates to MDSENDLGNKIRKIYKELRKSEKKVADYILANRYKIEEMGLEEIARNSKVSTPTVVRFTKAMGYEGFKEFRIELLKSGRGDVTETENINLLLDLHVTSDDKLEDIPLKIIGLTVKALEETFKFLNYETYKKAVKMIAEANIIDIYGVGNSGSIGNDFMSKLLRIGLNCRAYSDNHLQQLCACHLGKNDLAIAISHSGETKDTVDALRIAKESGAKTLVLTNFKASVITKYADIVMFTGDTESSFYSETMSSRMSQLAIVDMLYMGLIVSDYKKYTKRLDKINNLTIGKIY, encoded by the coding sequence ATGGATTCAGAAAATGATTTAGGAAATAAGATAAGGAAAATATATAAAGAACTGAGGAAATCTGAAAAAAAAGTGGCAGACTATATTTTAGCCAACAGATATAAAATAGAAGAAATGGGACTTGAAGAAATTGCCAGAAACAGTAAAGTAAGCACACCAACAGTAGTGAGATTTACAAAGGCAATGGGATATGAGGGATTTAAGGAATTTAGGATTGAGCTATTGAAGTCAGGTAGAGGTGATGTGACTGAAACGGAAAATATAAATTTGTTGTTGGATTTACATGTGACATCTGATGATAAACTTGAAGATATTCCTCTTAAAATAATAGGATTAACAGTGAAGGCTCTTGAAGAAACATTTAAATTTTTAAATTATGAGACATATAAAAAAGCGGTAAAAATGATTGCAGAAGCGAATATAATAGATATTTACGGTGTAGGAAATTCAGGAAGTATAGGGAACGATTTCATGAGCAAACTTCTCAGAATAGGACTTAATTGTCGTGCATATTCGGATAATCATTTGCAGCAGCTATGTGCTTGTCATTTAGGTAAAAATGATTTAGCCATTGCCATATCTCATTCAGGTGAAACGAAAGATACGGTAGATGCTCTTAGAATTGCTAAAGAGTCGGGAGCAAAAACACTTGTTTTGACAAATTTTAAAGCTTCAGTAATAACAAAATATGCGGATATTGTCATGTTTACAGGAGATACCGAAAGCAGCTTTTACAGTGAAACAATGTCTTCGAGGATGTCTCAACTGGCAATAGTAGATATGCTGTATATGGGATTAATAGTGAGCGATTATAAAAAATATACAAAAAGATTGGATAAAATTAATAATTTGACAATAGGAAAAATTTATTAA
- a CDS encoding glycoside hydrolase family 38 C-terminal domain-containing protein, whose protein sequence is MKKKYDFPIIPHTHWDREWYFTTSRSKIYSLNHFREIFDVLEKNPDFKYFLLDAQLSIIDDYLEFHPDDERRIKRLVSQEKLIIGPWYTQTDQMVISGESIIRNLYYGIERAKYFGNYMRIGYMPDSFGQSAQMPQILNGFNIFHNTFKRGLSDKCYSKNEFYWEAPDGSRVFNVYLDRYGNFVYFTSEEDSLNYIVEKLKDETDRRSNVGILTLFNGEDQRPIRKNLPEIIKKLNNLHKDCNFYFSTIDGTMKKMENNGFSYETVKGEMTSGQFSRVHKSIYSTRADLKIKNNKNENYIVNVSEPLNTIAYKLGFTYENRVFEKIWKLMGENAAHDSIGMCNSDETNKNIEYRYDTVKSLVDNLNELKMREIGSGIPEKDVFQFQIYNFLPYEKSGILKAEIFTPFDDVEIYDITGNVHESEILKSVKLEERIKNKMKSEVGFNTNDEPKWIKENVEIYKTSILIYAKNIPAMGYKTFFMRERKKNENGYKPVSKIDSTIKEQNSIENKILNVTVCENGSLIMKNKKENITKKGFLILESSGDDGDTYDYSEPYNDRILTSGNSKTEILEVKNNPLLSKIKYSLKMSLPYNLAMRGKNKTNIETEFIVTLFLEKNSSLLRVNIEVENKSIEHRVRVLFNTGIESVESIADQQFGIIRRPVYLPEVENWKENGWNEKPRTIEPMQSFVSLGNKCENVSIITDCVREYQIIGEKYDTIALTLFRSVPKMGKSDLKDRPGRASGMADWETPDAQLLKKMEFNFGIFIEKGEYCSAKIANAAKEYLTPFQYYQAAEFKNVDLFFLMNKPDIQRLPFNYSLFSFENRNCVLSTVKKAEKEKSVIIRIYNPDDIFKTDFDMKYNEGTSDVSVVKFDEETVINNIGFTIIGDEKNSENSIRINEVKTCQALSIKVK, encoded by the coding sequence ATGAAAAAAAAATATGATTTTCCTATAATTCCCCATACTCATTGGGATAGAGAATGGTATTTTACTACATCACGTTCAAAAATATATTCTCTGAACCATTTCAGGGAAATATTCGATGTCCTTGAAAAAAATCCTGATTTCAAATATTTTTTACTGGATGCCCAATTATCAATTATAGACGATTATCTGGAATTTCATCCTGATGATGAAAGAAGAATAAAAAGGCTTGTTTCACAGGAAAAACTCATAATAGGGCCGTGGTATACACAGACTGACCAAATGGTAATAAGCGGAGAATCCATCATAAGGAATTTGTATTATGGTATTGAAAGAGCAAAATATTTCGGTAACTATATGAGAATAGGATATATGCCTGATTCTTTCGGTCAGTCGGCACAGATGCCCCAGATACTTAATGGTTTTAATATTTTTCATAATACGTTTAAAAGAGGTCTAAGTGATAAATGTTACTCTAAAAATGAATTTTATTGGGAAGCTCCTGATGGAAGCCGTGTATTTAATGTGTATTTGGACAGATATGGTAATTTTGTTTATTTCACTTCAGAGGAAGACAGTTTAAATTACATTGTAGAAAAACTGAAAGATGAAACTGACAGAAGGTCGAATGTAGGAATTTTAACATTGTTTAATGGAGAAGACCAACGTCCTATAAGAAAAAATCTTCCTGAAATTATAAAAAAACTGAATAATTTACATAAAGACTGTAACTTTTATTTTTCCACTATAGACGGAACAATGAAAAAAATGGAAAACAACGGCTTTTCTTATGAAACAGTAAAGGGAGAAATGACTTCAGGACAGTTCAGTAGAGTACATAAATCTATTTACTCTACTCGTGCCGACCTGAAAATAAAAAATAACAAAAATGAAAATTATATTGTTAATGTATCCGAACCTTTAAATACAATAGCTTATAAACTGGGATTTACATATGAAAATAGAGTTTTTGAAAAAATATGGAAACTTATGGGAGAAAATGCAGCACATGACAGTATAGGAATGTGCAATTCAGACGAAACGAATAAAAATATAGAATATAGGTACGATACTGTCAAGTCGTTGGTAGATAATCTGAATGAACTTAAAATGAGGGAAATAGGTTCGGGGATTCCTGAAAAAGATGTATTTCAATTTCAGATTTACAATTTTCTGCCATATGAAAAAAGTGGAATTTTAAAGGCTGAAATTTTTACTCCATTTGATGATGTCGAAATTTATGATATTACCGGTAATGTTCATGAAAGTGAAATTCTGAAAAGTGTAAAACTGGAAGAGCGGATAAAAAATAAAATGAAATCTGAAGTAGGGTTTAATACAAATGATGAACCGAAATGGATAAAAGAAAATGTTGAAATATATAAAACTTCGATTTTGATTTATGCTAAAAATATTCCCGCTATGGGATATAAGACATTTTTTATGAGAGAAAGAAAAAAGAATGAGAACGGATACAAGCCTGTTTCAAAAATTGATTCAACAATAAAAGAACAAAACTCCATTGAAAATAAAATTTTAAATGTGACAGTTTGTGAAAACGGTTCACTTATTATGAAAAATAAAAAGGAAAATATTACAAAGAAAGGTTTTCTTATTTTGGAAAGTTCAGGTGATGACGGCGATACTTATGATTATTCAGAGCCTTATAATGACAGAATACTAACAAGTGGAAATTCTAAAACTGAAATATTGGAAGTAAAAAATAATCCTCTTTTAAGTAAAATAAAATATTCTCTGAAAATGTCGTTGCCTTATAATTTAGCTATGAGGGGGAAAAATAAAACTAACATTGAAACGGAATTTATTGTGACATTGTTTTTGGAAAAAAACAGTTCTCTTTTAAGAGTAAATATAGAAGTTGAAAATAAATCCATAGAGCATCGGGTACGAGTATTATTCAACACAGGAATAGAAAGTGTTGAATCTATTGCCGATCAACAGTTCGGAATAATAAGAAGACCTGTTTATTTGCCTGAAGTAGAAAACTGGAAAGAAAACGGATGGAATGAAAAACCTCGAACTATAGAACCTATGCAATCTTTTGTTTCTCTTGGAAATAAGTGTGAAAATGTGAGCATTATAACTGATTGTGTCAGAGAATACCAGATAATAGGAGAAAAATATGATACGATAGCCCTTACATTATTCAGATCCGTTCCTAAAATGGGAAAATCCGACTTGAAAGATAGACCGGGACGGGCATCGGGCATGGCTGATTGGGAAACTCCCGATGCACAACTGTTAAAAAAAATGGAGTTTAATTTCGGAATTTTTATAGAAAAAGGAGAGTATTGTTCTGCAAAAATTGCAAATGCAGCTAAGGAATATTTGACGCCTTTTCAATATTATCAAGCTGCAGAATTTAAAAATGTGGATTTATTCTTTTTAATGAATAAACCCGATATTCAGAGGTTACCTTTTAATTATTCATTGTTTTCATTTGAAAATAGAAATTGTGTTTTGAGTACGGTAAAAAAGGCTGAAAAGGAGAAATCCGTTATTATCCGTATTTATAATCCTGATGACATATTTAAAACTGATTTTGATATGAAATATAATGAGGGGACTTCAGATGTATCTGTAGTAAAATTTGATGAAGAAACTGTTATAAATAATATTGGTTTTACTATTATCGGAGATGAAAAGAATTCAGAGAACAGTATAAGAATTAATGAAGTGAAAACTTGCCAGGCTTTAAGTATTAAAGTGAAATAG
- a CDS encoding PTS fructose-like transporter subunit IIB: MKIVGVTACPSGVAHTYMAAEALKKAAIARGHEIKVETQGQIGLENEITQEEVNVADVVVLTTDIGLKNTERFEGKTIVRIGISDLVRKAPVLIEKIEEALKNRK; this comes from the coding sequence ATGAAAATAGTAGGAGTAACTGCATGTCCGTCAGGAGTAGCACACACATATATGGCAGCAGAAGCTTTGAAAAAAGCGGCTATTGCAAGGGGACATGAAATTAAAGTGGAAACTCAAGGACAGATAGGGCTGGAAAATGAAATCACTCAGGAAGAAGTAAATGTTGCAGATGTAGTGGTTCTGACAACGGATATAGGACTTAAAAATACTGAAAGATTTGAAGGGAAAACTATTGTTAGGATAGGAATAAGCGATCTTGTAAGAAAAGCACCGGTTTTAATAGAGAAAATAGAAGAAGCTCTGAAAAATAGGAAATAG
- a CDS encoding PTS fructose transporter subunit EIIC, translated as MLDLLKNTKQHLMTGVSYMIPFCVAGGVLLALAVMFSGKAAVPETGLLKHMSDIGIAGLTLFIPILGGFIAYSMVDRPGIAPGMIGAYLANSKGGGFLGAIIAGIIAGITVHYLKKIKVPKVMSSVMPIFIIPLLGTFIVGMLILLFIGEPIGAFMTGLSTWLNSMQDSSKIILGIILGAMITFDMGGPLNKTAFFFAVAMIPTNSSIMAAVAVAICTPPLGLALATFIFKKKFTVAERESGKAALVMGCIGITEGAIPFAAGDPIRVIPSIMIGGAAASVMSLLLGATNQAAWGGLIVLPVVTNKIGYMGSIVVGTVITAVAVSLFKKEVEAEVSVKEKNESNDDFELDITFG; from the coding sequence ATGTTAGATTTATTGAAAAATACTAAACAGCATTTAATGACGGGAGTTTCGTATATGATACCTTTCTGTGTTGCAGGAGGAGTTTTGTTGGCATTGGCGGTGATGTTTTCAGGAAAAGCGGCTGTTCCTGAAACGGGACTGTTAAAACATATGTCTGATATAGGAATTGCAGGATTGACATTGTTTATTCCTATACTGGGAGGATTTATAGCTTATTCTATGGTAGATAGACCCGGAATAGCTCCGGGAATGATAGGAGCATATTTGGCAAATTCCAAGGGAGGAGGATTTTTAGGAGCTATAATAGCCGGAATTATTGCAGGAATAACAGTTCACTATCTTAAAAAAATAAAGGTTCCGAAAGTTATGAGTTCTGTTATGCCTATTTTTATTATTCCCTTGTTGGGAACATTTATAGTAGGAATGCTTATACTCTTATTTATAGGGGAACCGATAGGAGCTTTTATGACAGGCTTATCTACATGGCTTAACAGTATGCAGGACAGTTCGAAAATTATATTGGGTATAATATTGGGAGCGATGATTACTTTTGATATGGGAGGTCCTCTCAATAAGACGGCATTTTTCTTTGCCGTGGCAATGATTCCTACAAATTCATCGATAATGGCAGCAGTGGCTGTTGCGATATGTACACCTCCTTTGGGACTGGCATTGGCTACATTCATATTTAAAAAGAAATTTACTGTTGCAGAACGTGAATCAGGGAAAGCAGCCCTTGTAATGGGATGTATAGGAATAACTGAAGGAGCAATACCTTTTGCAGCAGGAGATCCTATAAGAGTAATACCGTCAATAATGATAGGAGGGGCAGCGGCTTCTGTAATGTCACTTTTACTGGGAGCGACTAATCAGGCAGCTTGGGGAGGTCTTATTGTTTTACCTGTTGTTACAAATAAAATAGGATATATGGGTTCAATAGTTGTAGGGACAGTTATAACGGCGGTAGCAGTGTCTTTATTTAAAAAAGAAGTAGAAGCTGAAGTATCTGTTAAAGAAAAAAATGAAAGTAATGATGATTTTGAACTTGATATAACATTTGGATAA
- a CDS encoding PTS fructose transporter subunit IIB yields MKVVGVTACPTGIAHTYMAQAAIEKECKKRGYDVQVETQGGMGIENELEQTIIDNADIVILAVGIGIEGEERFEEKENRGKVIRVEPGEAIKNIVEIIDKAEKL; encoded by the coding sequence ATGAAAGTAGTCGGAGTGACTGCATGTCCCACAGGAATAGCACACACATATATGGCTCAGGCGGCAATAGAAAAAGAATGTAAAAAACGAGGTTATGATGTACAAGTTGAAACACAGGGAGGAATGGGAATAGAAAATGAGTTGGAGCAGACAATCATAGACAATGCAGATATTGTAATACTGGCAGTGGGAATAGGAATAGAAGGAGAAGAAAGATTTGAAGAAAAGGAAAACCGGGGAAAAGTCATAAGAGTTGAACCGGGAGAAGCAATAAAAAATATAGTTGAAATAATAGATAAAGCGGAAAAACTGTAA
- the nrdG gene encoding anaerobic ribonucleoside-triphosphate reductase activating protein, with amino-acid sequence MNKNNNDFSLRILKTFKETIVDGIGFRYSLYFSGCTHKCPGCHNEKSWNPLNGERVTYEMLENIAQEINENSILDGITISGGDPLYNPVDMLKVLKFLKEKTGKNIWLYTGYTLENIKLDENRKKCLEYIDVLVDGPFIKRLYTPDLEFRGSSNQRIIKKAEFGNEIPALS; translated from the coding sequence ATGAACAAAAACAATAATGATTTCAGCTTGAGAATTTTGAAAACTTTTAAAGAAACTATAGTTGACGGAATAGGATTTAGATACTCCCTTTATTTTTCAGGCTGTACACATAAATGTCCGGGATGTCATAATGAAAAGTCATGGAATCCTCTTAACGGAGAACGTGTTACTTACGAAATGCTTGAAAACATTGCACAAGAAATAAATGAAAATTCCATTCTTGACGGCATAACAATAAGCGGAGGAGATCCTTTATATAATCCTGTAGATATGCTGAAAGTTCTCAAGTTTTTAAAAGAAAAAACAGGAAAAAACATATGGCTTTACACAGGCTATACTTTAGAAAACATAAAGCTTGATGAAAACAGAAAAAAATGTCTTGAGTATATAGATGTACTTGTTGACGGTCCTTTTATAAAAAGACTATATACGCCTGACCTTGAATTCAGAGGAAGCTCCAACCAGAGAATCATTAAAAAAGCTGAATTTGGAAACGAAATTCCGGCATTATCATAA
- a CDS encoding histidinol-phosphatase HisJ family protein, whose product MKIVDFHIHSDNSFDGENSIEEMSRKGLEIGLSEICFTEHFSVDPRDISYGVLNYEKYFSETEKAKEKFKGKLKIKRGLEIGEPHLKEYRKDLEKQLEKMKIDFIIGSVHNINGMKLRKYMSNKRKYDVYYDYFNEVYEMIINSDIDIVGHMDLMKRYAYETLGNYTFEDYREIIEKILKAVISRGIGIEINGSGYENKVGEPYPNTDILKLYRELGGEIITIGSDSHCCENLAKHNLKILKLLKEIGFENVFTYNKRKKEVLSISDI is encoded by the coding sequence ATGAAAATAGTCGATTTTCATATTCATTCGGATAATTCTTTTGATGGGGAAAATTCCATAGAAGAAATGTCTCGTAAAGGTTTAGAAATAGGGTTGTCGGAAATATGTTTCACAGAACATTTCAGTGTAGATCCGAGGGATATAAGTTATGGAGTTCTGAATTACGAAAAATATTTTTCAGAAACTGAAAAAGCAAAGGAAAAATTTAAAGGAAAACTTAAAATAAAAAGAGGACTTGAAATAGGAGAACCTCATTTGAAGGAGTACAGAAAAGACTTGGAAAAACAGCTGGAAAAAATGAAAATAGACTTTATAATAGGTTCAGTTCACAATATAAACGGTATGAAATTAAGAAAGTATATGAGTAATAAAAGAAAATATGATGTTTACTATGATTATTTCAATGAAGTTTACGAGATGATAATAAATTCAGATATTGATATAGTGGGACATATGGATTTGATGAAACGCTATGCATATGAAACGCTTGGAAATTATACTTTTGAAGATTATAGGGAAATCATTGAAAAAATTTTAAAAGCAGTGATTAGTAGAGGAATAGGCATAGAAATAAACGGTTCAGGGTATGAAAATAAAGTAGGAGAACCTTATCCTAATACCGATATTTTAAAACTTTATAGAGAACTCGGAGGAGAAATAATAACGATAGGCTCTGATTCGCATTGTTGTGAAAATCTGGCAAAACATAATTTGAAAATATTGAAGTTATTAAAAGAGATCGGTTTTGAAAATGTTTTTACTTACAATAAGAGGAAAAAAGAAGTTTTAAGCATATCAGATATATAA
- a CDS encoding PTS sugar transporter subunit IIA, whose translation MDIRELISEKLIFLDFKGDNKEEILNVMGKLIMEEKRLQSEKYGEEEALKGFMDSVKEREKVFATAVGFSFAIPHGKCKYVKQASIAYLRLANEIKWSEDEKVRHIFMIGVSDENEGEEHLKILIKLSTAILEDDFRERLDRAETATQVIELMKEYSEKEKTV comes from the coding sequence ATGGATATAAGAGAGTTAATAAGTGAAAAACTTATCTTCCTTGATTTTAAAGGAGATAATAAGGAAGAAATTTTAAATGTAATGGGAAAATTGATAATGGAAGAAAAAAGACTTCAAAGTGAAAAGTACGGAGAAGAAGAAGCCCTAAAAGGGTTTATGGATTCTGTAAAGGAGAGAGAAAAAGTATTTGCAACAGCAGTAGGGTTTTCTTTCGCAATACCTCATGGGAAATGTAAATATGTAAAACAGGCTTCTATTGCCTATCTTAGACTTGCAAACGAAATAAAATGGTCTGAAGATGAGAAAGTCCGTCATATTTTTATGATAGGAGTTTCAGATGAAAATGAAGGTGAGGAGCATCTGAAAATACTGATTAAATTGTCTACGGCAATATTGGAAGACGACTTCAGAGAAAGATTGGATAGAGCTGAAACAGCAACTCAGGTAATAGAACTGATGAAAGAGTATTCGGAAAAAGAAAAGACAGTTTAA
- a CDS encoding PTS fructose transporter subunit IIC codes for MKNNKILKDLQKAFNTGVSFMLPAVVVGGVFLAIALATGKPTDKGMEVTNQFMKNLIDLGIAGFSMMIPILSGYIANTIAGKPALAPAMILGYVANNPIGSGQIKTGFLGAMIMGIAVGYFVNWCKKWKVPATIRTIMPILIIPIVTTFVLGMLYIYVIAVPIGFLMNRLVDTLGTLQGGSAILMGIIIGAMTAVDMGGPINKTATAFTLALMAEGIYAPNGAHRIAVAIPPLAMALSTFIDPKKYTEEDKDLGISAFFMGLIGITEGAIPFAVKDMKRVLPAIIIGSAVGGALGMANGVEALVPHGGPIVLPVVNGKLWFILSMLLGTLISVAILHFTKPDINEEK; via the coding sequence ATGAAAAATAATAAAATATTGAAAGATTTACAGAAAGCATTTAATACCGGTGTATCATTTATGTTGCCTGCGGTTGTGGTAGGAGGGGTGTTTTTGGCAATAGCATTGGCAACAGGTAAACCTACGGATAAGGGAATGGAAGTGACGAATCAATTTATGAAAAATTTGATTGACTTGGGTATTGCAGGTTTTTCAATGATGATTCCTATCCTATCGGGATATATAGCAAATACCATAGCAGGAAAACCTGCTCTTGCTCCCGCAATGATATTAGGGTATGTGGCAAATAATCCTATAGGATCGGGGCAAATAAAAACAGGATTTTTAGGTGCTATGATTATGGGGATTGCTGTAGGATATTTTGTAAACTGGTGTAAAAAATGGAAAGTACCTGCAACTATACGTACAATTATGCCGATACTTATTATTCCTATTGTTACAACATTTGTTCTGGGAATGTTGTATATTTATGTAATAGCTGTACCAATAGGATTTCTTATGAATCGCCTTGTAGATACATTGGGAACTTTACAAGGAGGAAGCGCAATTCTGATGGGAATAATTATAGGTGCAATGACGGCAGTAGATATGGGGGGTCCCATTAATAAAACGGCGACTGCTTTTACACTGGCACTTATGGCGGAAGGAATATATGCACCGAACGGAGCTCACAGAATAGCAGTAGCAATTCCTCCATTGGCTATGGCTTTATCTACATTCATAGATCCTAAAAAATATACTGAAGAAGATAAAGACTTGGGAATTTCAGCCTTTTTTATGGGACTTATAGGAATAACCGAAGGGGCAATTCCTTTTGCAGTAAAAGACATGAAAAGAGTATTGCCTGCCATTATAATAGGAAGTGCGGTAGGAGGAGCTTTAGGAATGGCTAACGGAGTGGAAGCATTGGTTCCACATGGAGGACCTATTGTTTTACCCGTTGTAAACGGAAAGCTTTGGTTTATACTGTCAATGCTCTTAGGAACTTTAATTTCAGTAGCTATACTCCATTTTACAAAGCCCGACATAAATGAAGAAAAGTAA
- the aphA gene encoding acid phosphatase AphA, producing the protein MKKIFLILTVLSSISLFAAGPKVPYTHEGFYTTEKVQKAIHFISVDDIKKSLEGKGPINVSFDIDDTLVHSSGYFIYGEYHFQIPGHERGKRSYLKNQKFWDYVAENGDEHSIPKQSAKSLIKMHLERGDNIFFITGRTKHSKDKNYTSTKLSKTLQKYFDLPKEVYVEYTGATPTGGYKYDKSFYIKKHNVSIHYGDSDDDILAAKELGIRGIRVQRAYNSTNSQNLNGGYGEEVLTNSAW; encoded by the coding sequence ATGAAAAAAATTTTTTTAATATTAACGGTTTTGTCATCTATTTCATTATTTGCAGCAGGACCTAAAGTTCCTTATACTCATGAAGGATTCTACACAACTGAAAAAGTTCAGAAAGCAATTCACTTTATTTCTGTAGATGATATTAAAAAAAGTTTGGAAGGAAAAGGACCTATCAATGTGAGTTTTGATATCGACGATACATTGGTTCATTCAAGTGGTTATTTTATTTATGGCGAATATCATTTTCAGATTCCCGGACATGAAAGAGGAAAAAGAAGCTACCTGAAAAATCAAAAATTCTGGGATTATGTTGCCGAAAACGGTGATGAACATTCTATTCCCAAACAATCTGCAAAATCTCTCATAAAAATGCATTTGGAAAGAGGAGACAACATATTCTTTATAACAGGTAGAACTAAACATTCAAAAGATAAAAATTACACATCAACGAAACTCTCTAAAACATTACAAAAATATTTTGATTTACCTAAGGAGGTCTATGTGGAGTATACCGGTGCCACTCCTACGGGGGGATATAAATATGACAAATCATTTTACATTAAAAAACACAATGTTTCTATTCATTACGGAGATAGTGATGACGATATTTTAGCTGCAAAAGAGCTTGGAATTAGAGGAATCCGTGTTCAAAGAGCTTACAATTCCACTAATTCTCAAAATCTTAATGGAGGATACGGAGAGGAAGTTTTAACTAATTCTGCATGGTAA